Sequence from the Lasioglossum baleicum chromosome 9, iyLasBale1, whole genome shotgun sequence genome:
CCCGGGCTGAGTAGCCATCCGTAGGACCATATACACTCGGTGCCACGGgctccatatatatatatatatatacaaatacatacaCATCTATATACATACAGTATATCGTAGTGTATATACATATGCGGATGTACATAGACACAGTACGGTGATGTATCGGCGCCCGCGGCGAGACGAATGGTACGGACCCTCCTATGGCCACCATTACCCCACCGCACATTGGCCAATATCGTTCCTCTTCGTTGCTCCTCTTCCTCCATGCTACGATCCTCCCTCTCGTTCTCTTCCTCCTCTGTCATTCTCGCTCGCCACCCTAGCCAGGGCCCCTTCGATTCCGGACATTTAGGTGTTGCGAGCAGGCTGCGTGACGCGGCCCGCGATGGCCCCACTCGTAATTTTAAAGGACTGCCAGAGAGGAAGTAAGCCCTACGCGGAATACCGAGCCAGACCGATTTGTTTTCTATTCGACGCTGGTCCCAGGACACGCGTGATTTGTGACCGAGTGTGAATATCTGGCCTGGTGGTCCTGGCTCTTGGTCAACGGACCGTCTTCGAGACACTGCTCAATATTTCTTGGCACACGTTGAAGAAGATAAACTCTCTAAATGTCTCTAATATCCTCGAAACGCACCTAGATAATCGGGAACGAAAGTGTAAATGAAACTTCGTCGAGGACTCTTTgatcttcgtatttatttccagCTGCTATTTCGTATTTACCCCATTACGCGGCGATCCATTCAAGCTTCAGAGCCATTCATCACAGGAGTCGCTGCGAATAATGGTTCTCGGGGAACAGCACTCGTAATAAAGCGGCAGGTTTAGCCAGGGGGTTTGCCAAATTCAAGAGCTTTCTTAACCCTCATGAATTTCCATGTTGACCGCCTCCGCTGACCCTCAGTGGTCACTTCAGACGGTCAGGAGTGCGCCAGGGGTTGCCGTCGTGGTAAGATACACTCGACCATTCAGTTTTTTTTCCGTTGCTCGCTTCCGGTAACCCTGAACACAGACAAGAGCGGTTCCGTTAGGCTTGTATCGCGAGTCTCCGAAATTCCGGAATTTAATCCTGACAATTCGCGTCGTTAGCGGAGATACGGGCCGGCGCGAAGATTATGAGATTAACGTCTGATAAAAGGGGGTCAAAAGTTAAAGAGCCACTTGTGGACTCGACGGTGGTATCTATTTAGTTGGCCCATAAGGTTCCCTTTATAGGGGGGTTGCGCGCACCCTAAACCTAAACTCTCTGTTTCTCTGTGGCTCTCTCTTTCCCTGGCCTCGTCCATTCcactctccctttctctttctctctgtttgaCGGCGGGGGTTAGCCGCCCCTTCTAGCTTGGGAATTATCGCTTGACGACCCATCAAGTAAACCCTCTGCCGACTCATTCGAACCTCTTAATGAAATTCTCACCCCTGACTGACTGGCTGGCTCGGCTGgatggctggctggctggctagcTGGCAGACGCTTGGGACGATCCTAGAGTGCCCCGAGAGACTCGCCcgacgagaaagagagaccaGGAGAGACGAGGGCGAGTCAGTGGAACAGGGATAAGAGGACACAGCTTCCCTATTCTACCCCGACCGGCTCTTTCCCGGCTCGAGGGGAGCTAAAATCTCTCGCGCCTCAAAGTGGTTGAAGGCTCCGCTCCCTTTTTTTCACAGCATCCCTTACAGCTTAACTGCGTAAGGGCGCGCGGTAGGGAGGAGTCGCCTTCCTACCGCTTCCAGGGCTCGATCCCTCGCAGACTCCGATACACTGACTCTCGCGTGGATCTCACTTTCACACCAGGGATTATAAACCATTAATTCTGACATCGCGCTCCAGGCCGAAGGGGGCGCGACACCCCGTAAAACGCAACGCGCCCCCTGACCGTACTGAATTTTCTATTAGTTTCGCGGAAAACGCTCGCCACCGCGTTCCGGGTGCTATTAGGCTTCCGTTTGCTGGCTGTCAAGCTGCACCTTCGAGCTTCATGCGACAGAGGTGGCACAGTTTGTGATTGGTCTCAAATATTAATCTGATATGGGACTACCTTCTACATTTCTGTACCGCCTCCGTGCCAGTTGCATGCAGTAATAAGCGGCAGCCGCGCGAGGACTGgtcaatttattaaattagcGGCGCCGGTGTGTTTGCAGAGCCGATGAGGCACGTGAAGGCGGAGCACTTGCAGCACGACAAGGACTTGGACGACGAGGACGACCTTGACTTGGAGGAGGACCCGCGGCGGGGCGAGCATCCGTTTCACCATGCGATGCAgcatcaccaccaccaccaccaaggCTACGCCGGGGAGGACCACCTGAAGGACGAGGGCATAAAGTCGGACTGCAGCGCAGCCGGGGTACCGATCCCAGCTACCAAACCGAAGATCTGGTCGCTAGCGGACACGGCCGCTTGCAAAACGCCGCCTCCACCGTCGCATCCCCATCACCAACAGTACCACCACCTGCATCATCAGCAGCACTATGGCCAGCAGCAACACCACCTTGCGAACCAAGGCCACCACCATCATTCCCAGCAACCTTGGCTCGGCTCTGGCGGCGGCGGAGGCAACACCGGCGCCGGAGGTGGCGGAGGCAACCTAAGTTCGTTCGCGTTGCCCTCTTCAGCGTCCATGAGCCCTTCGGCAGCTGCCACCGCCCCCTATTCGAGCGCCGCGACGAGGTACGGAGGATTCCTGTCGTCCTCATCCGGCGGACAACTTCACTACAACCCTAACTCCTCGTCCGGGTCCAGTTCTTCGGCATCCTCCTCGGCGGCGGCGGGGTTTCCCGAGGTTGGTACGGACACTCCACCCCAGACACCGCCCAACATGAAAGTGGCTACACCGAATGGAGTGATCCAGGCACCACCGCAAGGTTACTGCACCACTGGCAACGGCAACACCACGACCAACGGTAATCCCAACCCGTACGCAGCTAGCCACCCGGCTACCGGCTACCTGTCCACGAGCTCCGGCTCCGCCAGCAGCGCATCCTCCTTCAGCTCCAGGCTGCAGGCATCCCCGCACAAGGACTTCTCGCCGGCGGGACAGAACTCGATCCTACATCAGCATCAGACCACTGCCAGTCTGCCGCCCACGGAGGCCACCACTGCGTTCAAGCCGTTCTACAAGGGGTGAGTGGACTTGATGTATTGTTCGGGGATGGTTGAGTTATTAACCCTTGTGGCGATGCCCAATCTCTACGATGTCCAGTAACTCTGTATTTCGTGGCATAATTATCCTAGAAACTAATAGCCTGCGGACATTTTTCTTTGTTAACGAGAATGGTCGAACAATTTTATAAAGTAGGACTAGATACACAAGTATTTGTACAGCATACAACACTTCGTCGAATATCGTTTTAAAGAATTCATTGTTGATTCATTTT
This genomic interval carries:
- the LOC143211735 gene encoding homeobox protein caupolican isoform X4, which produces MSAYAQFGYSYPSASQLLVSGGQPTTATSPAMSSGGALSPGALSPSSSTTTGAAAAAASGGASTPVGGTTGPGCCENGRPMMTDPVTGQTVCSCQYDSAARLALGAYPRLAPTATSYSSYPTPTPSTTDQGPYPSISMDSSAFYPPLGNPYGLKDTTGMGMTADMGAAWGTAALQPAATGYYPYDPTLAAYGYGAGYDLAARRKNATRESTATLKAWLNEHKKNPYPTKGEKIMLAIITKMTLTQVSTWFANARRRLKKENKMTWEPKNKTDDDDDAVLTDSEDNKEKDDLAGDNQGDRVGEEARRGLEENEPMRHVKAEHLQHDKDLDDEDDLDLEEDPRRGEHPFHHAMQHHHHHHQGYAGEDHLKDEGIKSDCSAAGVPIPATKPKIWSLADTAACKTPPPPSHPHHQQYHHLHHQQHYGQQQHHLANQGHHHHSQQPWLGSGGGGGNTGAGGGGGNLSSFALPSSASMSPSAAATAPYSSAATRYGGFLSSSSGGQLHYNPNSSSGSSSSASSSAAAGFPEVGTDTPPQTPPNMKVATPNGVIQAPPQGYCTTGNGNTTTNGNPNPYAASHPATGYLSTSSGSASSASSFSSRLQASPHKDFSPAGQNSILHQHQTTASLPPTEATTAFKPFYKGSQTMGSGFVSPV